From one Bacillus sp. FJAT-42376 genomic stretch:
- a CDS encoding alpha-galactosidase, whose translation MPIHINESSQQFHLTNGTISYIFNVMKNGELGHLYYGKAIRHQSDFSHFQNDHVPTPASCHREKEDPAFSLETMRQEYPGYGTTDFRDPALAIRRESGSSVHRFEYESFQITEGKERIPGMPATFAPAGEAANLAVVLVDRIAGLKLTLHYTIFEKLPVIARRTVIENIGSENVQLERVMSLSLDLNDRDYTMMHLSGTWSRERHLKERVLESGIQSVASARGASSHHHNPFLALRREETTETQGEAIGFHFIYSGNFLAQAEVDHYDTTRVMIGIHPFQFRWVLHPGETFQSPEAVMTYSDQGLNGLTQSVHDLFRNHLLSPNWRNQERPVLINNWEATYFDFDAEKITKIARQAKDLGIELFVLDDGWFGKRNDDTTSLGDWYVDKTKLPDGIDALSEAIRGEGLQFGLWFEPEMVSEESDLFENHPEWVVHDPDRPKSYGRNQWVLDYTRKEAVDYLYERMSSIIRSAKLRYIKWDMNRNITEAYSASLRKDQQGEFFHRYILGVYDLYERLTSEFPDVLFESCAGGGGRFDAGMLYYAPQAWTSDDTDAAERMKIQYGSSFVYPIYSMGSHVSDIPNHQTLRKTSLKTRGDVAFFGTFGYELDPNRMTEEEKEEVKIQIQQYKIWRALIRDGDFYRLRSPFTSNELIWMVAAKDQSAALAGWYKTLAVPNPKKDQVIRLAGLDPDASYSVEGRSRIYNGDELMRRGLDLSAEFNGANGKYAHRGGDFQSEVFYLKKI comes from the coding sequence GTGCCTATTCATATAAATGAATCATCTCAGCAATTTCATTTAACAAATGGAACAATCAGCTATATTTTCAACGTGATGAAAAACGGGGAGCTTGGCCACCTGTACTACGGAAAAGCAATTCGGCATCAGTCTGATTTTTCCCATTTTCAAAATGACCATGTGCCGACGCCTGCAAGCTGCCACCGGGAGAAGGAGGATCCCGCCTTTTCACTGGAAACCATGAGACAGGAATACCCTGGGTACGGTACGACAGACTTCAGGGACCCCGCGTTAGCGATAAGAAGAGAAAGCGGAAGCTCTGTTCACCGGTTCGAGTATGAAAGCTTTCAAATCACAGAGGGAAAGGAACGGATTCCCGGAATGCCTGCAACGTTTGCGCCGGCTGGGGAGGCGGCCAATCTGGCTGTTGTGCTTGTGGATCGGATAGCCGGATTGAAGCTCACTCTGCATTATACGATTTTTGAAAAGCTCCCGGTGATCGCCAGAAGAACGGTGATTGAAAACATTGGTTCTGAGAATGTTCAGCTCGAGCGGGTAATGAGTCTGTCACTCGACTTGAACGACCGGGATTATACGATGATGCATCTTTCCGGAACGTGGTCGCGGGAACGCCATCTTAAAGAGCGGGTTTTAGAGAGCGGCATTCAGTCCGTTGCGAGCGCAAGGGGGGCGAGCTCGCACCACCACAATCCTTTTCTCGCCTTGAGAAGGGAAGAAACAACTGAAACACAAGGAGAGGCGATAGGATTTCATTTCATTTACAGCGGCAACTTCCTGGCACAGGCCGAGGTTGATCATTATGACACCACAAGAGTAATGATCGGGATTCATCCATTCCAATTCAGATGGGTGCTTCATCCCGGCGAAACCTTTCAGTCTCCTGAAGCGGTCATGACCTATTCTGATCAGGGGCTGAACGGATTAACGCAAAGCGTCCATGATTTATTCAGAAATCACCTTCTATCACCAAACTGGCGGAATCAGGAACGGCCGGTTCTGATTAATAACTGGGAAGCGACCTATTTCGATTTCGATGCCGAAAAAATTACAAAGATCGCCAGACAGGCAAAAGATCTCGGGATCGAGCTCTTTGTTCTGGATGACGGGTGGTTTGGCAAACGTAATGATGATACGACGTCGCTCGGAGACTGGTATGTGGATAAGACAAAGCTGCCTGACGGGATTGATGCGCTTTCTGAAGCCATCCGCGGGGAGGGGCTCCAATTCGGACTATGGTTCGAGCCGGAAATGGTCAGTGAGGAAAGCGATTTGTTTGAAAACCATCCCGAATGGGTCGTTCATGACCCGGACCGTCCGAAATCATACGGACGGAATCAGTGGGTGCTTGATTATACGCGCAAAGAAGCCGTCGATTATTTATACGAAAGAATGTCCTCAATTATCCGATCAGCGAAGCTCCGGTACATTAAGTGGGATATGAACCGGAACATCACAGAAGCGTACTCTGCCTCATTGCGCAAGGATCAGCAGGGGGAGTTTTTTCACCGGTATATACTGGGGGTTTACGATTTATACGAGCGGCTTACGTCAGAATTCCCGGATGTTCTGTTTGAATCGTGTGCCGGCGGTGGCGGACGGTTTGATGCAGGCATGCTGTATTATGCCCCGCAGGCATGGACAAGCGATGATACGGATGCTGCCGAAAGAATGAAAATCCAGTATGGTTCATCCTTTGTTTATCCCATTTACAGCATGGGCTCCCATGTTTCCGATATCCCGAATCATCAGACCTTAAGAAAGACGTCTTTAAAAACGAGGGGCGATGTCGCCTTTTTCGGAACGTTCGGCTATGAACTCGATCCGAACCGGATGACAGAGGAAGAAAAGGAAGAAGTGAAAATTCAGATTCAGCAGTACAAAATCTGGCGCGCTCTTATCCGGGACGGAGATTTTTACAGGCTGCGCAGCCCGTTCACCTCGAACGAGCTGATCTGGATGGTCGCAGCGAAGGACCAATCCGCCGCTCTTGCCGGCTGGTATAAAACGCTTGCTGTGCCGAATCCGAAGAAGGATCAGGTGATCAGGCTTGCGGGTCTCGACCCGGATGCATCCTACTCGGTTGAGGGACGCTCCCGCATTTACAATGGAGACGAACTGATGAGAAGAGGGCTTGATCTATCGGCAGAGTTCAATGGAGCGAACGGAAAGTATGCCCATAGAGGCGGGGACTTCCAGTCGGAGGTCTTCTATTTAAAAAAAATATAA
- a CDS encoding alpha/beta hydrolase, which yields MDLHAEVQGSGRPVVLIHGPGTDLREWVFIVPYLLKTCQVISYDGRGSGKSPSPLGPMNPVDDLRMLMDDLHIEKATIVGHSRGGQVAADFALTDPSRIEKLILISPSLTGYEYSAEYNSWLDRVNSAPREIDRVVELVIGGPHHTIVKASEHHEFFKEMMTNYVRKALTEWKSYEVNWPEPPAIQRLKEMKASTLFIQGTKEFEDIYQIREYYGQVPLFDFVLLPRADHMSTLTHPAEIAGNILEFIKEEAKH from the coding sequence ATGGATTTGCATGCCGAAGTTCAAGGCAGCGGCCGCCCCGTTGTTCTTATTCACGGCCCAGGAACAGATTTGCGGGAATGGGTGTTTATCGTCCCTTATCTTTTAAAAACGTGCCAGGTCATCTCGTATGACGGGAGGGGTTCCGGGAAATCGCCATCACCGCTCGGACCAATGAACCCCGTCGATGATTTGAGAATGCTGATGGACGATCTTCACATTGAAAAAGCAACGATTGTCGGACATTCAAGAGGAGGACAGGTTGCAGCCGATTTTGCTCTGACCGATCCATCCCGAATAGAAAAATTGATCCTCATCTCTCCATCCTTAACCGGTTACGAATATTCAGCCGAATACAATTCATGGCTTGACCGTGTCAATTCAGCCCCACGGGAGATTGACCGTGTTGTCGAACTTGTGATCGGAGGACCTCACCATACGATTGTTAAAGCTTCCGAACACCATGAGTTTTTCAAAGAAATGATGACGAACTACGTAAGAAAAGCACTCACAGAATGGAAAAGCTACGAAGTGAACTGGCCCGAGCCTCCTGCCATTCAAAGACTGAAAGAAATGAAAGCATCCACTCTTTTTATCCAGGGAACAAAGGAATTTGAAGATATTTATCAAATAAGAGAGTATTACGGACAGGTCCCATTATTCGACTTTGTCTTACTTCCCAGGGCGGATCATATGTCAACACTCACACATCCCGCAGAGATAGCCGGAAACATTCTGGAATTTATAAAGGAGGAAGCAAAACACTAA
- a CDS encoding fatty acid--CoA ligase, whose protein sequence is MYSSIGKLFDLAADKDRDKEALADVSRGIRRTFSEWKTDVHQCANALFAAGIRKGDRVSTFLFNCAELATVFFACAKIGAVLNPINFRLKSQEAAFILTDCSPKLVLFEKALEAEIDALHEQFPHTLFWSIDAGQPSYASYYREKVKEAPASEVEADVNEDDLYAIMYTSGTTGRPKGVLHRHRDMIDQAMVCAMALRLTPNDCGLVAAPMFHCAELHCSFLPRVLIGAKNVIIHHFDPKQVLDVIKKDQITIMFGAPTMWNMLLQEDLKAADFSSMRVGLYGAAPMAPVLVKALKETVGIDFVQAYGMTEMGPAVTFLAEDEQLSKAGSAGRVCFGHELIIVRPNEEGPSEPDDRLEPYEVGEILVKGPSIMAGYHQRPDASEKALYKGWYHSGDLGYLDKDGYLFVADRLHDMIISGGENVYPREVEDALHEHEGVLDAAVLGEPDDKWGETVVAYIVKKNPDLTEDDLEAFCKNGSRLAAYKRPRKYIFTDQLPRNASGKIQKFMLREQLAAHTEA, encoded by the coding sequence ATGTATTCATCGATAGGGAAGCTTTTTGATTTAGCGGCGGACAAGGACAGGGACAAGGAAGCGCTGGCCGATGTTTCACGCGGGATAAGAAGGACGTTCAGCGAGTGGAAGACAGATGTGCACCAATGTGCAAATGCTTTGTTTGCGGCAGGGATAAGAAAGGGAGACCGTGTGTCTACGTTTCTTTTTAACTGTGCGGAGCTTGCGACGGTGTTCTTTGCCTGTGCCAAGATCGGAGCGGTGCTGAACCCGATTAATTTCCGCTTGAAATCACAGGAAGCGGCGTTCATCTTAACAGATTGTTCCCCGAAGCTCGTTCTGTTTGAAAAAGCGCTGGAAGCCGAGATCGATGCGCTGCATGAGCAGTTCCCCCATACGCTGTTCTGGTCGATTGATGCCGGTCAGCCTTCCTATGCATCCTATTACCGGGAAAAGGTCAAAGAAGCCCCTGCTTCTGAAGTGGAGGCGGATGTAAACGAGGATGACCTGTATGCCATTATGTATACAAGCGGGACGACCGGCCGGCCTAAAGGGGTGCTGCACAGACACCGAGATATGATTGATCAGGCGATGGTCTGTGCGATGGCGCTCAGACTGACTCCGAACGACTGCGGTCTTGTGGCAGCCCCAATGTTCCATTGTGCCGAACTTCATTGCAGTTTTTTACCGAGGGTACTGATTGGGGCTAAAAACGTCATTATCCACCATTTCGACCCGAAGCAAGTACTGGATGTGATCAAAAAGGATCAGATTACGATTATGTTCGGAGCCCCGACGATGTGGAATATGCTCCTGCAGGAAGATTTGAAAGCCGCGGATTTTTCAAGTATGCGTGTTGGCCTGTATGGTGCAGCTCCAATGGCACCGGTTCTTGTCAAAGCATTGAAAGAAACGGTGGGGATCGATTTTGTCCAGGCATACGGAATGACGGAAATGGGGCCGGCCGTGACGTTCCTGGCGGAGGATGAGCAGCTTTCGAAGGCCGGATCCGCCGGAAGAGTCTGCTTCGGACATGAGCTGATTATCGTCCGTCCCAATGAAGAAGGACCTTCTGAACCGGATGACCGGCTTGAACCTTATGAAGTGGGAGAAATTCTGGTCAAGGGCCCGTCCATTATGGCTGGTTATCATCAGCGCCCGGATGCAAGCGAAAAGGCCTTGTACAAGGGCTGGTATCATTCCGGTGATTTAGGCTACCTGGATAAGGACGGGTATTTATTTGTCGCGGACCGGCTTCATGACATGATTATCAGCGGCGGGGAGAATGTGTATCCGCGTGAGGTAGAGGATGCGCTTCATGAGCATGAAGGCGTTCTGGATGCGGCCGTTTTAGGAGAGCCCGACGATAAATGGGGCGAGACCGTGGTGGCATATATTGTGAAAAAGAATCCTGATCTGACAGAAGATGACCTGGAGGCTTTTTGCAAAAATGGAAGCCGTCTTGCAGCATACAAACGTCCGCGGAAATATATCTTCACCGATCAATTGCCAAGAAACGCCAGCGGAAAAATTCAGAAATTCATGCTTAGAGAACAGCTTGCAGCACACACAGAAGCATAA
- a CDS encoding GNAT family N-acetyltransferase, with product MFEIKPIQSSEAIPLRQQVISPDLPVEESKYTGDENKETIHIGAFAKEQLVGTASFYKEQHPELSGKSMYRLRGLAIDPEHRNELRGQTLILFGENLLAQHEIDVLWCTTKISNLPYYQHLGFRETGHTFNDGEKGLQVLMVKHI from the coding sequence ATGTTTGAAATTAAACCGATACAATCATCGGAAGCGATTCCGCTCCGGCAGCAGGTCATTTCACCGGATTTGCCGGTGGAGGAGAGCAAGTATACCGGAGATGAAAACAAAGAAACAATTCATATTGGGGCTTTTGCGAAGGAGCAGCTTGTCGGTACGGCTTCTTTTTACAAAGAGCAGCACCCCGAACTTAGCGGGAAAAGCATGTACCGGCTCAGAGGGCTTGCGATTGACCCTGAACACCGGAATGAATTGAGGGGACAGACGCTCATCCTTTTCGGTGAAAATCTATTAGCGCAGCATGAAATTGATGTGCTGTGGTGCACGACCAAAATTTCCAATCTCCCCTATTATCAGCATCTTGGATTCCGGGAGACCGGGCATACATTTAATGACGGGGAAAAAGGTCTCCAGGTTTTAATGGTTAAGCATATATGA
- a CDS encoding Cof-type HAD-IIB family hydrolase, translating into MVYRMLALNIDGTLLRSNGRLHQATREAIEFVQKKGVYVTLVTNRHFQSARKLARALKLESILVTHSGAFISEKIDEPLFERRLGEEMTYTLVQVLENYECHIRIIHERYSIGNRVKVTPHMTGSTVIQSSEPLFYPNQYVESLGDALRDEPIDAPKIEVLFQSKSEKQAAENFLNETFQEVTLSTRNPLRFDLTAKGVSKATGLGLLCSHLQIPMSEVVAIGDSADDRDMIAHAGLGVAMGQAPFEVKQAADWITRSNEDSGVAYMIKEHFRKQYRLGYIDKIKLDR; encoded by the coding sequence GTGGTTTACCGCATGCTTGCATTGAACATAGACGGAACGCTGCTTCGTTCAAATGGGCGCCTTCACCAGGCGACAAGGGAAGCGATTGAATTTGTGCAGAAAAAAGGGGTCTATGTCACCCTTGTGACAAACCGCCATTTTCAGTCAGCGAGAAAGCTTGCAAGAGCATTGAAGCTCGAATCGATTCTGGTTACACACAGCGGGGCCTTTATCTCAGAAAAGATAGATGAACCGCTTTTTGAAAGAAGACTGGGCGAAGAGATGACCTATACGCTCGTGCAGGTGCTTGAAAATTATGAATGCCACATCCGCATTATTCATGAGCGCTACAGCATCGGCAACCGGGTCAAGGTAACACCGCACATGACAGGAAGTACGGTCATCCAGTCATCAGAACCGCTTTTTTACCCGAATCAGTACGTTGAATCACTTGGGGATGCCTTAAGGGATGAGCCAATCGACGCTCCGAAGATTGAAGTTCTTTTCCAAAGCAAAAGTGAGAAGCAGGCCGCAGAAAATTTCCTGAACGAAACCTTTCAGGAAGTGACACTGTCCACGAGGAACCCGCTGCGCTTCGATTTAACCGCAAAGGGCGTTTCAAAAGCGACAGGACTGGGGCTGCTTTGCAGCCATCTTCAAATTCCGATGAGCGAAGTCGTGGCGATCGGGGACAGTGCGGATGACCGGGATATGATTGCCCATGCGGGACTTGGCGTGGCGATGGGGCAGGCGCCGTTTGAAGTCAAACAGGCAGCCGACTGGATCACCCGCTCCAATGAGGATTCAGGTGTCGCCTATATGATTAAAGAACATTTCCGTAAACAATACAGGCTTGGGTATATAGATAAAATCAAATTGGACCGGTAA
- a CDS encoding acyl-CoA dehydrogenase family protein: MTAATYVKEEHAIFRSSLKKFLQKEAVPYYNQWEKDRIIPRDFWMKAGREGYLCPWVEEEYGGLNADFGYTVILNEEMERVGSSLIGFGLHSDITVPYIKEYGTPEQKRRWLPGCVTGDIITAIAMTEPGAGSDLAGIKTTAVKEGNSYRLNGQKTFITNGIHADLVIVVCKTDPRAVPAHKGISLIAVEKDTVGFHKGKKLDKVGLHAQDTAELYFEDAMVPAENLLGEEGKGFYYLMEMLQQERLLVGICAQASAEKILELTSAYVKEREAFGKPISKLQTIQFRLAEMATEVQIGRSFLNEAIQEHMDGKDAVQKVSMAKWWLTEMAKRIAAEGMQLHGGYGYMEEYEVARRYRDIPVMAIYAGTNEIMKSIIAKKMGL, encoded by the coding sequence ATGACAGCAGCGACTTACGTGAAAGAAGAACATGCGATATTCAGAAGCTCTTTAAAAAAGTTTTTGCAGAAAGAAGCCGTCCCTTACTACAATCAATGGGAAAAAGACCGGATCATTCCAAGAGATTTTTGGATGAAGGCAGGCCGGGAGGGGTATCTCTGTCCATGGGTGGAGGAGGAATACGGCGGACTGAACGCGGATTTCGGGTACACCGTGATTTTAAATGAAGAAATGGAAAGAGTCGGTTCAAGCCTGATCGGATTTGGCCTCCACAGTGACATCACGGTTCCGTACATAAAGGAATATGGCACGCCGGAACAGAAACGGCGGTGGCTGCCCGGCTGTGTGACGGGGGATATCATTACCGCCATTGCGATGACGGAGCCGGGTGCGGGATCGGACCTGGCAGGAATTAAAACAACGGCAGTAAAAGAGGGCAATTCTTACAGGCTGAATGGGCAGAAAACGTTTATAACGAATGGCATTCATGCCGACCTTGTGATTGTGGTATGCAAAACGGATCCCCGTGCCGTTCCCGCGCACAAGGGCATCAGCCTGATCGCGGTGGAAAAAGATACGGTTGGTTTTCATAAAGGAAAGAAGCTGGACAAAGTCGGTCTCCATGCACAGGATACGGCTGAGCTTTACTTCGAAGATGCAATGGTGCCCGCTGAAAATCTCCTTGGGGAGGAAGGAAAAGGGTTCTATTACTTAATGGAAATGCTTCAGCAGGAGCGTCTGCTGGTAGGGATTTGCGCGCAGGCTTCGGCTGAAAAAATTCTGGAGCTCACTTCTGCTTATGTGAAAGAGCGGGAGGCTTTCGGAAAACCGATCAGCAAGCTTCAAACGATTCAGTTCCGTCTGGCAGAGATGGCAACAGAGGTTCAAATCGGCCGGTCTTTTCTAAATGAAGCGATCCAGGAGCACATGGACGGAAAAGATGCGGTGCAAAAGGTTTCCATGGCCAAGTGGTGGCTGACGGAAATGGCGAAGCGGATTGCGGCAGAAGGCATGCAGCTCCACGGAGGATATGGCTATATGGAAGAATATGAGGTGGCGAGAAGGTACCGTGATATTCCCGTTATGGCCATATATGCCGGGACGAATGAAATCATGAAATCGATTATTGCTAAAAAGATGGGATTATAG
- a CDS encoding TetR/AcrR family transcriptional regulator has product MPRTPEAFEKIRKETSEKILLAAIDLFIKKGYHSTSIEEVTKLAQVSKGLLYHYYEGKEGLLAAMVHMRIGNLRSVMERAASMESPADQICEIAEGSIENVYRQPELYRFFLNIQTQPHQDLILAKYAIRLKNEFEQQFELQSQMFERLGVSEPRKRSLFFSSTLNGIMLMICSYPDHFPIEEMKTQVTEEFCS; this is encoded by the coding sequence ATGCCGCGTACCCCTGAAGCATTTGAGAAGATAAGAAAAGAAACAAGCGAAAAAATTTTATTGGCAGCGATCGATCTTTTCATTAAAAAGGGCTATCACTCTACTTCTATTGAAGAAGTGACAAAACTCGCTCAAGTTTCAAAAGGCCTTCTGTATCATTATTACGAGGGGAAGGAAGGCCTTCTCGCTGCGATGGTTCATATGAGAATTGGCAATCTCCGTTCTGTCATGGAGCGCGCGGCTTCAATGGAAAGTCCGGCAGACCAGATTTGCGAGATTGCAGAAGGATCGATAGAAAATGTATACCGCCAGCCTGAGCTTTACCGGTTTTTTTTGAATATCCAGACGCAGCCTCATCAGGACCTGATTCTCGCCAAATATGCGATCCGGCTGAAAAACGAGTTTGAACAGCAATTTGAGCTGCAAAGCCAAATGTTTGAGCGGCTTGGTGTATCAGAACCAAGGAAGCGATCCCTCTTTTTTTCCTCCACTTTAAACGGCATCATGCTGATGATCTGCAGCTATCCGGACCATTTTCCAATAGAAGAAATGAAAACCCAGGTTACAGAGGAGTTTTGCAGCTGA
- a CDS encoding coproporphyrinogen III oxidase, producing MRIHIKGIQDERFHRPLRLISNLFYEETELLYEEGEVDLTASFQIEDLGSSVRISGSLMADGKKYEAAREKYVSSYPSEKERFKQVKNTLAHVYLMLLQDHTGIIQKWGILTGMRPVKLLHKLLQEGMTKEAAHQKLREEYLISGQKIQLMQSIVDRQLKVIPDLYNLGREISVYIGIPFCPTKCAYCTFPAFAMNGKQGRVDSFLGGLHYEMEEIGKYLKESGIKITTVYYGGGTPTSITAEEMDMLYERMTEVFPDVKNIREITVEAGRPDTITPEKLDVLKKYSIDRISINPQSYTQETLKAIGRHHTVEETIEKLHLARKHGMNNINMDLIIGLPNEGVEEMAHSLAETEKLMPESLTVHTLSFKRASEMTQNKKRYKVASREETSEMMDLAVDWTSKNGYEPYYLYRQKNILGNLENVGYAMEGQDSLYNIMIMEEQQTILGLGCGAASKFRDPATGKISHFNNPKDPKSYNDGYKHYTEEKIRIMKELFRVKEEV from the coding sequence TTGCGCATTCATATAAAAGGAATTCAGGACGAGAGGTTTCACCGGCCGCTCCGCCTGATTTCCAATTTGTTTTACGAAGAAACGGAATTGCTGTATGAAGAGGGAGAAGTAGACTTAACGGCCTCCTTTCAGATTGAAGACTTGGGCTCCTCTGTCCGGATATCCGGCTCCCTAATGGCAGACGGGAAAAAATACGAGGCAGCCCGTGAAAAATATGTCTCTTCTTATCCTTCTGAAAAAGAACGATTTAAACAAGTGAAAAATACGCTTGCTCATGTCTACCTTATGCTTCTGCAGGATCACACAGGAATCATTCAGAAATGGGGCATTTTAACAGGCATGAGGCCGGTTAAACTCTTGCATAAACTGCTGCAGGAAGGGATGACAAAAGAAGCCGCCCATCAAAAGCTCCGCGAAGAGTATTTAATTTCCGGCCAGAAAATTCAGCTTATGCAAAGCATTGTCGACAGGCAGCTGAAGGTGATACCGGATCTGTACAATCTCGGGCGGGAAATCAGTGTATACATCGGGATTCCATTTTGTCCGACGAAATGTGCCTACTGTACATTCCCTGCCTTTGCGATGAACGGAAAGCAGGGCAGAGTTGATTCTTTCCTTGGCGGGCTCCATTATGAAATGGAAGAGATCGGCAAGTACCTGAAGGAGAGCGGGATTAAAATTACGACCGTCTACTATGGCGGCGGAACCCCTACGAGCATTACAGCGGAAGAGATGGACATGCTGTATGAACGAATGACCGAAGTGTTCCCGGATGTGAAAAATATCCGCGAAATTACAGTCGAAGCAGGCCGTCCCGATACGATTACACCGGAAAAACTCGATGTCCTGAAAAAATACAGCATCGACCGGATCAGCATCAATCCGCAGTCCTACACACAGGAGACACTGAAAGCCATCGGCCGCCACCACACTGTGGAAGAGACCATTGAAAAACTCCACCTGGCGCGGAAGCATGGAATGAATAACATCAACATGGATCTCATTATCGGTCTGCCCAATGAAGGAGTAGAAGAAATGGCCCATTCTCTGGCTGAAACAGAAAAACTCATGCCGGAGTCGCTCACGGTCCATACGCTCTCGTTCAAACGCGCATCTGAAATGACCCAGAATAAAAAACGCTATAAAGTCGCAAGCCGCGAAGAAACGAGTGAAATGATGGATCTCGCCGTGGACTGGACTTCTAAAAACGGATACGAACCGTACTACCTGTACCGCCAGAAAAACATTCTCGGAAACCTCGAGAACGTTGGCTACGCCATGGAAGGACAGGATTCGCTCTACAACATTATGATCATGGAAGAACAGCAAACCATCCTCGGCCTCGGCTGCGGAGCGGCAAGCAAGTTCCGCGACCCCGCCACAGGAAAAATCTCGCACTTCAACAATCCGAAAGACCCGAAATCCTATAATGACGGGTACAAGCATTATACGGAAGAGAAGATCCGGATCATGAAGGAACTGTTTCGTGTGAAAGAGGAAGTATAA
- a CDS encoding LD-carboxypeptidase, which translates to MAIKPPVLLRGDTIGIVSLGSPLETQKINQGIAMLRNMGFRIVLGDYVYAADGFLSGTDEQRASDLMKMFSNPEVKMILPVRGGVGVAGILPYLDYEIIRQNPKIISGYSDITVLQNVLLQYADLITFQSLLLLDFVPETPAYNFQQFFAATATLQSPRQIANPPGIPQVSRIPGNVTGQTVGGNLTSFIDTLGTIYEIDTAGKIIILEETHEPINTVYRYVNHLKLAGKFEDCAGIVLGECTECGEAYSKTFSDLINDFFIPLGKPLMTNVTTAHGYYKAAIPIGAQANLNTSANTFIMLEPGVKPV; encoded by the coding sequence ATGGCTATAAAACCGCCTGTATTGCTGCGGGGAGACACGATTGGCATTGTTTCGCTCGGCAGTCCTCTTGAAACGCAGAAAATTAATCAGGGAATTGCCATGCTGCGCAATATGGGGTTCCGGATTGTTCTTGGAGATTATGTATATGCTGCGGACGGTTTTTTATCAGGGACAGATGAACAGCGGGCATCTGACTTAATGAAGATGTTTTCCAATCCGGAAGTAAAAATGATTTTGCCTGTGAGGGGAGGCGTTGGAGTAGCGGGTATTCTTCCCTACCTTGATTATGAAATCATCCGCCAGAACCCAAAGATTATAAGCGGCTACAGCGATATTACCGTGCTGCAGAATGTTCTTTTGCAATATGCGGACCTGATTACCTTTCAAAGCCTTCTGCTGCTTGATTTTGTCCCCGAGACACCAGCCTATAATTTTCAGCAGTTTTTTGCTGCAACGGCAACTTTGCAATCTCCGAGACAGATTGCGAACCCTCCCGGCATCCCCCAGGTGAGCAGGATCCCGGGAAATGTAACCGGGCAAACGGTTGGCGGGAATCTTACCTCTTTTATTGATACGCTGGGCACCATCTACGAAATCGATACGGCTGGAAAAATCATCATTCTGGAAGAAACGCACGAACCGATTAATACGGTCTATCGGTATGTAAATCATTTAAAGCTTGCCGGAAAGTTTGAGGACTGCGCAGGAATCGTCCTTGGGGAATGCACCGAATGCGGGGAGGCGTACAGCAAAACCTTTTCAGATCTGATAAACGATTTTTTTATTCCGCTCGGCAAACCGCTCATGACAAATGTCACGACGGCTCACGGGTACTATAAGGCGGCCATTCCAATCGGGGCTCAGGCGAATTTGAATACATCTGCCAACACCTTCATCATGCTTGAGCCGGGGGTTAAGCCTGTATGA